The genomic interval AGCCTTAACCTGAGAAACATATTTAGGTATTAAAACGATTCCAAGAACATATCCAATCACCATTGCCGACATTGTAAATGAAGTTAGCTTTAGATAGAAATTTCCATCTTCTCCATAAACTCCTAACTGTTTTCCAAAAGCGCCGATCGAATCTCCAGCTAAAACTTCAGCAGATAAATACAGCATTAAAGTAATTACCCCTAAAACCAATTGCGGGTATCTAAAAGCATTTTTAATTTGTTTGAAAACACTCAGATTCGATACATTTCCTTCTTCATCCAAATCAATTTCTGGCAAAGGAGAAAATTTCACCATTAAAGCTAAAACATTAATAATCAACCCCATATAAAGATACGGTGTTTGTAATTGCAAAGCAAGAGAATTTAACGCCGTATTTTTTGCAGCTTCGTCCATCAAAGCGATTTTTTCTGCGGTAAAGTCTTGCATATTAGACAAAACAAGAACTGTAAGCACGATTGGAGCCACAAAGCCAGCCAGTTTATTTGCAATTCCTAAAACACTTATTCTTGCAGCAGCACTTTCTCTCGGTCCAATTACCACAACATACGGATTTGAAGCGGTTTGCAAAACTGCTAAACCAGTTCCCATTATAAATAATGCAATTAAAAACAAAAGAAAAGTTCGGCTAGATGCTGCTGGATAAAACATAAACGCACCAGCGGCGATAATTAATAATCCTAAAGATATTCCGTTTTTATATCCCACTTTTTCAATAATATAAGAAGAAGGAATTGCCATTACGAAATAAGCAATATAAAACGCGAAGGTTACAAAATAAGCTTGAGAAGAAGTCAATTCGCAAGCCAATTCAAAAAACGGAATTAGCGGCCCGTTTAGCCAAGTTACAAATCCTAGAATAAAAAACAATAATGTTAGAATGACCATCGGAACAATGGCACTTTTTCTTTCTACCTGTAATGTACTTTGAATGTTTGTCATAATTTTTGGTTGATTAGTTTATAGATTTATTTAATTCAAAATCTAAATTAGAATCAACTCTCACATTATTGATTGCGTAATTTATGCAAATATCTGCATTTTTTTTGCAAAACAAAAGTACTACATTAAATTTCCCTAATCTCTAATTTAGATATGAAAGTTTTGTTAATTTTTGCTATTCCAGTTTAAATCAGGGTAATATTTTGCCAAATATGTTTTTACATCAGCAATATCTTCTTTGGCTGTAAGGTCTGGAACGTGCTCAGAAAACGGAATTCCGACTGTAGTTTGCGGATTTTCTTTAACGGAGTTTAAAAGTACCGTTGGCAATTCCTTTTCATCGCGCTCTGGATGAACAGGACAATTCTTTAAATGTGTATATAATGTTTTGCCATTAAACTTAAAAGCATTCATACTTACGCGTATTTTTCCTTCTGCATCTTTATATTCTTCTAAAACCTCTTCTGAAGGTTTTTCTAAGATATCCAAAAGCTGATTATCCTTATCTAATTTTGCAATTGCAAAACGAGAAATACGCTCTTGCGGAAAATCCATTGCATCTCGATCGTAACTAATAAATGCGTTCAGGCTTTCGGTTTCTCTTAATGCGCGCAAAGCTTCTGCTGAATACAAATTATCACTATTGCAAACGGAGTAAAACTGCGAATTCAATTCTGGATATTGTTCTACCGCCTGAAATAAAGCATCGGCAGTTCCAAAAGGTTTTACTCTTCCTTCAGGAATATATTGAACAGCAAATGAGATGTTCAGCCCGTGAAAGTCATTATTTTTCATTTGACTTCCATAAAACTCTTTAAACAATTCTCCTTGTTCACCTATTATAATATAGATGTTTTTATAGCCAGCTTTTTTTGCATTCCATAAAAGATAATCTAAAAGAGGTCTTCCGCTCGCACCGACACCAATTAAACCTTTACTTCTTTCGTTTGCCTGAGCAATTTCTTCTGGAGTCAAATTATCTAAAACCGCTTCTTTTTTCATACGAGAAGAAGCTCCGCCGGCTAGAATTACTAAGTTGTTGTGCATTTTATTTTAAATTTCAATATTATCAATAATTCGTACTCCCGGATCTACATTAACTACATAAGCTTCTTCTGCTCCAGCATTTAAAATTGCTTTTATAACCGCATCTTCTTTTTCAGGATCTGCAATAACCACAATGCTTCCTCCTCCTCCAGAACCCACAATTTTAGCACCGTAGGCGCCCGCTTTTAAAGCCGCATTGATCATAGCGTCTATTCTAGGAACTGTTATTTTAAGAAGATCTCGCAAAATTTCATGATGACCATTCATTAAAGCACCAATTTTTTTAAGATCTAAAACTGGCTTTTCAAATTCTTTTAATGCTTCTTTAGTGTAATGGTAATTTTTGATTGCTGCTTCAAAAAACGGAATCAAACGATCTGGAAGACAATTTCTATATTTATTTAAATCTTCAATTTCTGAAGCGTTCAAATCGAATTCGGGATAGTTTTGTTTAACAATATCAATCGCCATTAAAGCATTCCCTTTTAATTCGCCGATTAAACCGATTGTTTCTTTAGGAACTCCAGAAACTCCAGTTATCAAACCTTTTAACTCCGTTCCGATTACATCAAACGAGAATGGATTTTTGGTGTTTATATACACGATATTTCCAACGCCAATGCTAAAATGATCCATCATTCCTCCAGGTTCTCCATGTTCTAAAACTTCAGATTCATAGCCTAATTTCGAAAGAAAATCGGGCGTGACTTCTTGATTAATTCCAAAAGCCTCAATTAAAAAACGAATCCAAGCCATTAATAATGCCGAAGAACTTGATGTTCCTGAATTTATTGGAATATCTCCGGTAATAGTTATTGTGTAACCTGATGTTGGAATGCAACCATATCTGCGTAAAACGCGAAGCGCTGAAGCAAAATAATCTCTTGCTTCTAATTTTTCGAATGTAGCATGAATATCTATGATCCGAATTTCGTCTATATCAATCATATTGAGCACAAAAGTATCGGTCTGATTTTCTTTGGCAATTAGCTTAATATTTCTATCTATGGCGCAAGCTATAACAGGAAGTCCTAAGTAATCTTGATGATCTCCAAAAAGACAGGTTCTCCCTGGCGCTGAAGCTGTAATTTTCCTCATTTAAAAACAAGATATTATAATACTAAAAAACAGCGTTTTAAAGTATATTTTGATTAGTAAATTTACTTTGATTTTGGGTTTTGATTGTACGAAACTATAGATTATATTTTGATAAAACAAATAAATTCAGAAAAAATGTGCTCGAACACACTAAAAAATGTTCTCGAGCACATTTTTAAAATTCATCCAAAGTATATTCCGAAAAATTAAATGTTATTTATATATTTGCTTATATGGATAAAAAATATACTATTAAAGACATTGCGCAAATGGCCGGAGTTTCTAAAGGAACTGTCGACAGAGTTTTGCATAATAGAGGAAAAGTTTCTCCTGCGGCGCTGGAAAAAATTAATGAGGTCTTAAATGTTATTGATTATGAGCCTAATTTAATTGCACGAAATTTAAAAAATACTAAGATTTACAAAATCTGTGTTTTACTCCCTGATCCTGAAATAGATTCGTACTGGCTTCCTTGCGTTAACGGAATTCAAGATGCTGTAAAGGAATTTAAACCTTACAGCGTCAATATTACAATTCAGTATTTTAATCCAGAAAGCAAAAAATCGTTTGTAAATGTTAACGATAAGGTTTTAAGTCTTGAACCCGATGCGGTTTTAATTGCTCCCGTATTTCATAAAGAAACGATTGAGGCAGTTAAAGTTTATGAAGAATCGAACATTATTGTCAATACTTTCAATAATCAGATTGAGTCTAACATTGTGAAATGTTTTGTTGGTCAGGATCTTTACAAAAGCGGCCGAGTTGCTGCTAGTTTAATGAACTTAATTTTATCCGAAGGTCAAATTGCGATTGTTCATATTGATGAAAGTTTGAAAAATGCGGTTCACATGCAGGAAAAGGAAAAAGGTTTCAGAAGTTATTTTGAAGAAAAGAAATTGAATAATTTTTCGCTGACAACACTAAAACTAAAACATCCAAATGTTGAAAGCAAGTTTTTAAATTTCCTTGAAGAAAATCCGCATTTAAAAGGCATTTTTATTACAACATCAAAAGCGTATCAAATTGCTACAACTCTTTCTAGCTTGAAAGACAAAAAAATAGCGCTGATTGGATACGATTTAATCGAAAAGAATGTCAATTTCTTAAACGAAGGATTACTGCATTTTTTAATTCACCAAAATCAGAAAAGACAAGCGTATTTAGGCGTAAGCACATTGGCAGAACATTTCTTGTACAGCAAAGAAATTCCTGAAACGATTTTATTGCCAATTGATATTATTAATGTCGAAAATGCTGATTTTTACCTCTATTAATTTTAGATAATTATTCTTCAAGAATAAATTTTCCGAACGAAGATGCGATATGAAAATTTGGTTGTTCTGTTTTAGGATTAACCCAAGAAATCCATGTTGGTTCGTATTCTAAGTTTTCATTTTTTGAGAATTTGGCTCGATATACTCCAGTTTCAATAACATTATTCTGAATTAAATCTAATTCCTTAAGCGAAGCCATGCTTATTTTTCCTTGAACGGTAAATGAATTGGCGTTTTTAAAAGAATAAATTTCTAAATGTCCTTTCGGCCATTTCCAATTGTAATCGAAATTCCATTTTGGATAAGCTTCGAAGTCCAGAATTCGAGCATCAACATCCATTTCTAAACAATAATACGGGCTCATTTTTTCATCTTTTCTAAAAAAAAGCTCCACTCTATCTGAATTGCAAATGCTGTCTGTAGAATTGTCTTTTCTGTCGATATAAATTTCCGAATCAAAAACTTGAAAATTAAAATATAAATAATCTGAATTCCATCTTGCTCTAAATTCAATTTTTGAAAATGGATCTGTTTTCCAAGCCGAACAAAAGTCTGTTAAACAGTTTGCTTTTTCCCAAAAATCAGGATCCAAGTTTTCAATATTTACGCTTTCGTTTTGTTTAACTAAATTGACTTTGTAGGCTTTTAAATCTGAACTCATTTTTTTGGTTTTATTTTAATTTTCGAAATAAATAATAGCGCTTTAAAAAATGCAATTATTCTACTTTCAAAAAAACATCTTTTTATTAATTTAAAAAAGGCTAATATAAGGCAAACTTTTTCAAAAAATCTAAATGCTTTTTTTATTATAACATGAATAAAAAAATAGAGAAAGAAAAAACTCACATATTTAAACTTTAAAAATAGTTAATCAATTCTTAGGTTTCGAAATCAACAATTGCGAAATTCTTACTAAAAAACCAATCTACTTTATATTCTTTAAAAAAGAAAACAACAGGCTAAGAATCCGATTAAATCTAACAACTGTCTATTTTACATTTTATTTTAAAATATCTTCAACTTTTTTATCTCAAAAAAATCAATTGCACAATTTTATGTGCTCGAGAACATAAATTCTGTGTGTTCGAGCACATTTTTTGTGTTTTTTCTTGTTTTATAATTTTTTAATCTCTAGTTTCGTCGAACAATTAAAATTTTGAGGATAAAATTTGCATTCATTTTCGATCATTTTTAGCTAAAAAAACGAATTCAAAATCATCAACAAAACCAAAATTTTAGTCTTTAGAAAAGAAAAAATAACTAAACAAAAACTCAATTATTAACCAAAACCTAACCAGAGTATGAAAAAAGTATTCGCTAAAAAGTCCAGCACTTTAAGAATGCATTCAGTACTTGAAAAAAGCTTAAAAACGGCTTTGTTTTCATTGTTGTCTTTAAGCATTCAAGCAGCGTCTGCAGCACCGATTAGTGAAATCGCTTTAAACAAAACCAGTTTATTAGCATTTCAAAAAATAGTAAAAGGGAAAGTCGTAGACGAAAAAGGAACTCCAATTCCTGGGGTAAATGTTGTTATTAAAGGAAGTAAAACTGGTGTTCAAACCGATATTGACGGAAGTTTTGCTATCGAAGTTCCAAGCGCCTCAACGATATTAGTGTTTTCATTTCTTGGAATGCAGGAACAAGAAGTTGCTGCAGGAAATTCTTCTTTAAAAGTTACAATGAAAGAATCTGGACAACAAATGGATGAAGTAGTTGTTGTGGGATACAGTAAAGTTAAAAAGGAAAGTCTAACAGGTTCGCTTCAAACTTTAGACAATAAAAAAATTGTTGATGTTACTACTCCTGCTGTCGAAAACATGCTTGCAGGAAAAGCTACTGGTGTTTTTGTAAACACAGGCGGAGGACAGCCTGGATCGGTTGGAAAAATTATTATTCGCGGTAGAACTACTGTAAACGGAAGCACAGATCCGCTTTGGGTTATTGATGGAGTAATTGTCGGAAACAGTTCTGGAAATATGAATCCTGCCGATATCGAAACACTTACCGTTCTTAAAGATGCTGCTTCTACTGCTGTTTACGGCTCTCAAGGTGCAAACGGAGTTATTGTGGTTACTACAAAAAGCGGTAAAAAAGGAAAAGCAACTATTAATTTCTCTGCTAGAACCGCAATGACTACAATCAATAACGGAAATTTTGACATTATGAATGGCGCAGAATTATATGATTTGTATGATTCTTTTGCTAACAAAGAAGATTTCCAGAATGTTTGGTGGTGGAATCCTGAATTGCGAAACAAAAACTTCGA from Flavobacterium sp. YJ01 carries:
- a CDS encoding LacI family DNA-binding transcriptional regulator — protein: MDKKYTIKDIAQMAGVSKGTVDRVLHNRGKVSPAALEKINEVLNVIDYEPNLIARNLKNTKIYKICVLLPDPEIDSYWLPCVNGIQDAVKEFKPYSVNITIQYFNPESKKSFVNVNDKVLSLEPDAVLIAPVFHKETIEAVKVYEESNIIVNTFNNQIESNIVKCFVGQDLYKSGRVAASLMNLILSEGQIAIVHIDESLKNAVHMQEKEKGFRSYFEEKKLNNFSLTTLKLKHPNVESKFLNFLEENPHLKGIFITTSKAYQIATTLSSLKDKKIALIGYDLIEKNVNFLNEGLLHFLIHQNQKRQAYLGVSTLAEHFLYSKEIPETILLPIDIINVENADFYLY
- a CDS encoding sugar phosphate nucleotidyltransferase, with the translated sequence MHNNLVILAGGASSRMKKEAVLDNLTPEEIAQANERSKGLIGVGASGRPLLDYLLWNAKKAGYKNIYIIIGEQGELFKEFYGSQMKNNDFHGLNISFAVQYIPEGRVKPFGTADALFQAVEQYPELNSQFYSVCNSDNLYSAEALRALRETESLNAFISYDRDAMDFPQERISRFAIAKLDKDNQLLDILEKPSEEVLEEYKDAEGKIRVSMNAFKFNGKTLYTHLKNCPVHPERDEKELPTVLLNSVKENPQTTVGIPFSEHVPDLTAKEDIADVKTYLAKYYPDLNWNSKN
- a CDS encoding galactokinase family protein, encoding MRKITASAPGRTCLFGDHQDYLGLPVIACAIDRNIKLIAKENQTDTFVLNMIDIDEIRIIDIHATFEKLEARDYFASALRVLRRYGCIPTSGYTITITGDIPINSGTSSSSALLMAWIRFLIEAFGINQEVTPDFLSKLGYESEVLEHGEPGGMMDHFSIGVGNIVYINTKNPFSFDVIGTELKGLITGVSGVPKETIGLIGELKGNALMAIDIVKQNYPEFDLNASEIEDLNKYRNCLPDRLIPFFEAAIKNYHYTKEALKEFEKPVLDLKKIGALMNGHHEILRDLLKITVPRIDAMINAALKAGAYGAKIVGSGGGGSIVVIADPEKEDAVIKAILNAGAEEAYVVNVDPGVRIIDNIEI
- a CDS encoding sugar MFS transporter, which encodes MTNIQSTLQVERKSAIVPMVILTLLFFILGFVTWLNGPLIPFFELACELTSSQAYFVTFAFYIAYFVMAIPSSYIIEKVGYKNGISLGLLIIAAGAFMFYPAASSRTFLLFLIALFIMGTGLAVLQTASNPYVVVIGPRESAAARISVLGIANKLAGFVAPIVLTVLVLSNMQDFTAEKIALMDEAAKNTALNSLALQLQTPYLYMGLIINVLALMVKFSPLPEIDLDEEGNVSNLSVFKQIKNAFRYPQLVLGVITLMLYLSAEVLAGDSIGAFGKQLGVYGEDGNFYLKLTSFTMSAMVIGYVLGIVLIPKYVSQVKALKVSGVLGIILVLAIVLISPKIMIEVPGTSNIPLVILLVALLGLANALCWPAIWPMALQDLEGYTKIGSAILIMGIIGGAVFPLFYGMITESINSSLVAKNMQNVSKSGNQIAYLMLLPSYIMILFYAVKGHKYRKW
- a CDS encoding sugar-binding protein, producing the protein MSSDLKAYKVNLVKQNESVNIENLDPDFWEKANCLTDFCSAWKTDPFSKIEFRARWNSDYLYFNFQVFDSEIYIDRKDNSTDSICNSDRVELFFRKDEKMSPYYCLEMDVDARILDFEAYPKWNFDYNWKWPKGHLEIYSFKNANSFTVQGKISMASLKELDLIQNNVIETGVYRAKFSKNENLEYEPTWISWVNPKTEQPNFHIASSFGKFILEE